A single Thermanaerothrix sp. DNA region contains:
- the flgD gene encoding flagellar hook assembly protein FlgD: MADGVNGVSGSGVEVGAEKQRTTKTELGKDDFLKLLVAQLTHQDPLDPLKDKDFIAQMAQFSALEQQVNMAKGIESLAKMSMASAVNYVGRTVGYTGEDGSDAAGVVQFVEMKDGAVTLHLKDGKSIPMDKVQYVG, from the coding sequence ATGGCTGACGGGGTTAACGGGGTAAGCGGCAGCGGCGTGGAGGTTGGAGCGGAGAAACAGCGGACCACCAAGACGGAGCTAGGTAAGGACGATTTCCTGAAGCTCCTGGTGGCCCAGCTGACCCATCAGGACCCGCTGGACCCCCTTAAGGACAAGGACTTCATAGCCCAGATGGCCCAGTTCTCCGCCTTGGAGCAGCAGGTGAACATGGCCAAGGGGATAGAGAGTTTGGCCAAGATGTCCATGGCGTCGGCGGTGAACTACGTGGGGCGCACGGTGGGCTACACCGGTGAAGACGGATCTGACGCCGCTGGGGTGGTGCAGTTCGTAGAGATGAAGGACGGCGCCGTCACCCTTCACCTTAAGGACGGCAAGTCGATCCCCATGGACAAGGTGCAGTACGTGGGATGA
- a CDS encoding flagellar hook-length control protein FliK, whose translation MGDLSVFPLDQGTVSSGEAVRPLGGVRSPEGGLVLSSGDGNPFASALERALAGEGSEGVQVEAAFGDLIGLAEAQGTREAPQGKVSAGAVGLKWHLRQRLLNLNAALGKSVEDPTVPDDCANQVSSPSSRGVEAPLSHLFFKGSDEECSDGAPAGWEVEGDLSFRAHGEGAPMGDDEARALGCGEDGPSEAKEAWVEDDPVGVRLSRFIAALEEMGRGAKGQRELCVAGSEALATAVSAEVEDGVPGSLEDARAQADPPGLSMEAKSQAEPPLKAVAAHGKLEGRSVLEDDAPRVGGSPLEALRPSQGSRDVSLRNKRGFEEEQGEVLRVSEASHGARKDRPVPQGSLLNHLAPHREAGFNGSVLDPAPAPGAWPLRLGHTGEAALGEGLVRVFQEAASGAGRATVVVEPPSLGRVEVQLLLDGGEVSARIRVDNRELLGMVQAQSQRLKESLEAQGLQVSGLSVDLRNDERRPKDGPSGKGRRSSVGIEGDGEEVEDGQLFRVDLRNGLLHWLA comes from the coding sequence ATGGGTGACCTTTCGGTTTTCCCTTTGGATCAGGGGACGGTTAGCTCCGGAGAAGCGGTGCGCCCCTTGGGGGGAGTGCGGTCCCCTGAGGGGGGGTTGGTTCTGTCATCCGGGGATGGGAACCCCTTCGCAAGCGCTTTGGAGAGGGCCCTTGCCGGCGAGGGTTCCGAGGGGGTGCAGGTGGAGGCGGCCTTTGGTGATTTAATCGGATTGGCCGAGGCGCAAGGGACAAGGGAGGCGCCGCAGGGGAAGGTGTCGGCTGGCGCCGTTGGCCTTAAGTGGCACCTGAGGCAGCGGCTTTTAAATTTAAATGCGGCCCTCGGCAAGTCCGTAGAGGATCCAACAGTTCCCGATGATTGCGCAAACCAGGTTTCTTCCCCGTCCTCCCGTGGGGTTGAGGCGCCTTTGAGTCATCTGTTCTTTAAGGGAAGCGACGAGGAATGCAGCGATGGCGCCCCAGCGGGTTGGGAGGTGGAAGGAGACCTTAGCTTCCGTGCCCACGGCGAGGGTGCGCCCATGGGAGACGATGAGGCAAGGGCCCTGGGATGCGGCGAGGACGGCCCCTCAGAAGCCAAAGAGGCATGGGTGGAGGATGATCCCGTAGGCGTGAGGCTCTCCCGGTTCATCGCCGCTTTGGAGGAGATGGGGAGGGGCGCCAAGGGCCAAAGGGAGCTTTGCGTTGCGGGTTCGGAGGCCTTAGCCACGGCGGTTTCAGCCGAGGTAGAGGACGGAGTTCCAGGTTCTTTGGAAGACGCCCGTGCTCAGGCCGATCCACCGGGTTTATCCATGGAGGCTAAATCCCAGGCGGAGCCGCCTTTGAAGGCCGTAGCCGCCCATGGGAAGCTGGAAGGCAGATCGGTCCTGGAGGATGATGCTCCCAGGGTTGGCGGCTCGCCCCTTGAAGCTCTAAGGCCGTCCCAGGGGTCAAGGGATGTGTCCTTGAGGAACAAGAGGGGTTTCGAGGAGGAGCAGGGGGAGGTCTTGAGGGTTTCGGAGGCCTCCCATGGGGCGAGGAAGGATAGACCAGTGCCCCAGGGATCTTTGCTGAACCACCTTGCCCCTCACCGGGAGGCGGGTTTTAATGGGTCTGTCTTGGACCCCGCCCCGGCCCCAGGGGCTTGGCCCCTGAGGCTTGGGCACACCGGGGAAGCGGCGCTTGGCGAGGGCCTGGTTCGGGTGTTCCAGGAGGCCGCGTCCGGAGCCGGCAGGGCCACGGTTGTTGTGGAGCCTCCCTCTTTGGGCCGGGTTGAGGTTCAGCTCCTCCTGGATGGGGGCGAGGTGAGCGCCCGGATAAGGGTTGACAACCGTGAGCTTCTTGGGATGGTGCAGGCCCAGTCACAGCGGCTTAAGGAGTCCCTGGAAGCCCAGGGCCTTCAGGTGTCGGGCCTTTCGGTGGACTTGAGGAACGATGAGCGCCGTCCCAAGGATGGCCCGTCGGGGAAGGGCAGGAGGTCTTCCGTGGGGATTGAGGGGGACGGAGAGGAAGTTGAGGATGGCCAGCTTTTCAGGGTTGACCTGAGGAACGGGCTTTTGCACTGGCTTGCGTGA